One Vibrio gallaecicus genomic region harbors:
- a CDS encoding DUF6932 family protein — protein sequence MVTFAERPVGMDEQAWRTFFFLNQDMFSTPKLKKKYKCDAFYVDLGKSSKLLVADTAYWFGLFSHQRDTYLWKGMLKIELVDDEQALLASLVKKGGNNAS from the coding sequence TTGGTTACATTTGCCGAGCGTCCCGTAGGTATGGATGAGCAAGCATGGCGAACCTTCTTCTTTTTGAATCAAGATATGTTTAGCACTCCGAAATTGAAAAAAAAGTACAAGTGTGACGCATTCTATGTAGATCTTGGTAAGTCATCTAAACTGTTAGTAGCGGATACAGCTTATTGGTTTGGTCTATTCTCTCATCAAAGAGATACATACCTTTGGAAAGGTATGTTGAAAATTGAACTGGTAGATGATGAGCAAGCGCTTTTAGCTTCATTAGTTAAAAAAGGAGGTAACAATGCCTCGTAA
- a CDS encoding DUF6932 family protein: MIPAFEQSGVLPPFVGDSPARRANQAPYAVSLADFVKHFSTSPERIKILIGFLEYRIALKSIGIVDGFQWIDGSFVENVELTRGERLMMLIWLHLPSVP, translated from the coding sequence TTGATTCCTGCTTTTGAACAATCTGGTGTACTTCCTCCATTTGTAGGTGATAGTCCTGCAAGGCGAGCGAACCAAGCACCATATGCAGTGTCGTTAGCTGACTTTGTTAAGCATTTTTCTACAAGCCCTGAGCGAATAAAAATTCTAATCGGTTTCTTGGAGTATCGTATCGCTCTTAAATCGATTGGTATTGTCGATGGTTTTCAGTGGATTGATGGTAGTTTTGTCGAGAATGTTGAATTAACGCGTGGGGAGCGCCTAATGATGTTGATTTGGTTACATTTGCCGAGCGTCCCGTAG
- a CDS encoding GNAT family N-acetyltransferase produces the protein MIREITKFDFESFWSTFSMVIQAQETYAFDPNMTLEDAYSLWCEMPLKAYVFVENDVVLGTYYIKPNAMGPSSHICNCGYMVSSEARGKGIARLMCEDSQKKAVEFGFDAMQFNSVVSTNKVAVMLWEKLGFSIIGTIPKAYNHGQLGLVDSYIMYKWLRT, from the coding sequence ATGATTAGGGAAATTACAAAATTTGACTTTGAGTCATTCTGGTCAACGTTTTCTATGGTGATTCAAGCCCAAGAAACTTATGCATTTGACCCAAATATGACCTTGGAAGATGCTTATTCCTTGTGGTGTGAAATGCCATTAAAAGCTTATGTGTTTGTTGAAAATGACGTTGTTCTCGGTACTTATTACATTAAGCCAAATGCTATGGGTCCAAGTAGTCATATTTGTAACTGTGGCTATATGGTATCAAGTGAAGCTAGAGGCAAAGGTATTGCTCGTCTTATGTGTGAGGACTCACAAAAGAAAGCAGTTGAATTTGGCTTTGATGCTATGCAATTTAATAGTGTGGTGTCGACTAATAAAGTAGCGGTTATGCTTTGGGAAAAGCTCGGTTTCTCTATTATTGGCACAATACCTAAGGCATACAATCATGGTCAGCTAGGATTGGTTGATAGCTACATCATGTACAAATGGCTACGAACATAA
- a CDS encoding cold shock domain-containing protein translates to MKGKIVRWVDDRGFGFIKSDNLNGDIFVHVSKFKKGFRRPQVGDKVEFQLAENTSKPSASIAQLVGVEPQKSNPFSIILLALIVGFLGAVLYIFVIEPKLNPAYENMGFNCQGKTYCSQMVSCDEAKFYLSNCPGVKIDGDNDGSPCESQLCGSW, encoded by the coding sequence ATGAAAGGGAAAATCGTTCGCTGGGTTGATGATAGAGGTTTTGGTTTTATAAAGTCTGACAATCTCAATGGTGACATTTTTGTTCATGTATCCAAATTCAAAAAGGGTTTTCGCCGACCACAAGTTGGAGATAAAGTAGAATTTCAACTTGCGGAGAATACCTCTAAGCCAAGCGCTTCGATTGCACAGTTGGTTGGTGTCGAACCCCAAAAAAGCAACCCTTTTTCAATTATACTCCTTGCACTTATTGTTGGTTTTTTAGGTGCAGTTTTATATATCTTTGTAATAGAGCCAAAGTTAAATCCAGCATATGAAAATATGGGCTTTAACTGCCAAGGTAAAACTTATTGCAGCCAGATGGTATCTTGTGATGAAGCCAAGTTTTACTTGTCAAACTGTCCCGGAGTTAAAATTGATGGTGACAATGATGGTAGCCCTTGTGAGAGCCAGTTGTGCGGTAGTTGGTAG
- a CDS encoding YnfA family protein has protein sequence MLEIKTIGLFFVTAIAEILGCYLPYLWLKEDKSVWLLVPAAFCLALFAWLLSLHPTAAGRVYAAYGGVYIFVAILWLWVVDGIRPTLWDIVGASVALLGMAIIMFAPRTT, from the coding sequence GTGTTAGAAATTAAAACAATAGGCTTATTCTTTGTAACAGCAATCGCTGAAATATTAGGGTGCTACCTACCTTACCTTTGGCTCAAAGAAGATAAATCTGTTTGGCTTCTTGTACCTGCTGCTTTCTGTCTGGCTCTATTTGCTTGGTTGCTTTCGCTTCATCCAACGGCTGCAGGTCGAGTGTATGCCGCGTATGGTGGAGTTTATATCTTTGTCGCTATTCTTTGGTTGTGGGTTGTCGATGGTATTCGCCCGACTCTCTGGGACATTGTGGGAGCTTCAGTGGCACTACTTGGAATGGCAATCATAATGTTTGCGCCTAGAACCACATAA
- a CDS encoding carbon-nitrogen hydrolase family protein translates to METGVTISLAQIPIVRGDLCGNIENHIKMIEESSSYKADVVVFPELSLTGYELDLVSELAFSAEPLSFKELSQASVENEIIVIAGCPLKANNSSKPTIGAVVCFPDGSVQFYSKQYLHEGEDKYCSFGATDYFFTVNGHQIALAICADFITPEHSLRAKKLGADAYVVSALISGNGFTPDSTILSEIALEQRVPVLLSNHISETGGWKTCGKSSVWDSFGTLIISSSEKESGLVLCTIAGNEIEATKT, encoded by the coding sequence TTGGAAACTGGTGTAACTATAAGCTTGGCTCAAATCCCGATCGTGAGAGGCGACTTATGTGGAAATATTGAAAATCACATTAAAATGATCGAGGAATCATCTTCTTACAAAGCTGATGTTGTCGTTTTTCCGGAATTATCATTGACGGGCTATGAGTTAGATTTGGTTTCTGAGCTAGCGTTTTCGGCTGAGCCGTTGAGTTTTAAAGAACTCTCTCAAGCGTCAGTTGAAAATGAGATTATAGTTATTGCAGGTTGTCCGCTAAAAGCTAACAACTCCTCAAAGCCAACAATAGGTGCGGTAGTTTGTTTTCCCGATGGCTCAGTCCAATTTTATTCAAAGCAATATCTGCATGAAGGCGAAGATAAGTATTGTTCTTTTGGGGCGACGGATTACTTCTTTACTGTGAATGGGCATCAAATAGCATTGGCTATTTGTGCCGACTTTATAACACCGGAACATTCTCTGCGGGCTAAAAAGCTCGGTGCAGATGCTTATGTTGTAAGTGCTCTAATTTCTGGTAATGGCTTTACCCCTGATTCTACAATCCTATCCGAAATTGCTTTAGAGCAACGAGTTCCAGTACTTCTAAGCAACCACATCTCAGAAACAGGTGGCTGGAAAACTTGTGGTAAAAGCTCAGTTTGGGATTCATTTGGGACGCTCATTATTAGCTCTAGCGAAAAGGAAAGTGGTTTGGTTTTGTGTACTATTGCTGGCAATGAGATCGAGGCTACTAAAACATAA